In a genomic window of Polycladomyces subterraneus:
- the asnB gene encoding asparagine synthase (glutamine-hydrolyzing), with protein sequence MCGIAGWIDWEKDLSGEQPVLEKMAQAIRHRGPDADGFWLSQRAALAHRRLIVIDPEGGLQPMVYRQGDRIYTLTYNGEIYNYLELRRLLQERGHVFKTNSDTEVLLHTYLEWGEDCVRHLNGIFAFAIWDEAEQKLFLGRDHLGVKPLFYAERGSAVLFASEIKALLAHPAVKPELDQDGLAEIFGMGPMRTPGVGVYKDVKEVRAGHTVVFTREGKRITRYWELKSKPHTDDVETTAERIREILEDTVRRQLISDMPLVAMLSGGLDSSGLTAIAGKELSQEGKTLHTYSLDFVGSDRDFQEDLLHRDLDQPWVKRVSEHVKTEHHTIVLDADELLENILVPLRARDLPGIGEMETSLYLLFREMKKDATVALSGESADEVFSGYPWFHQEEFLNARTFPWLVSTGFISKVMSPEALAKVRPDEYVAARYEEAIAEVPVLPGETELEARQREMSYLFITRFLPFMLDRKDRTSGYVGFEVRVPFCDYRLVEYLFNVPYQMKTVDNIEKGILRRALKGYLPDDVLYRRKSAYPTAQNPKYFQAVKRWMKEILNDANSPVLPLIDKKKVEAVIDGKTELNDGRITKLLEYLIQVNMWLKEYGIVIR encoded by the coding sequence ATGTGTGGTATCGCCGGTTGGATCGATTGGGAAAAAGATCTTTCGGGTGAGCAGCCAGTCTTGGAAAAAATGGCCCAGGCCATTCGCCATCGCGGACCGGATGCGGACGGATTTTGGCTGTCGCAAAGGGCCGCTTTGGCGCATCGTCGCTTGATTGTGATCGATCCGGAAGGCGGTCTTCAACCAATGGTTTATCGCCAAGGGGATCGGATTTATACTTTGACATACAACGGGGAGATTTATAACTACCTTGAGTTGCGCCGTCTGTTACAGGAGCGCGGCCATGTATTCAAGACCAATTCCGATACAGAAGTGCTGTTGCACACCTATTTGGAATGGGGTGAAGATTGTGTTCGTCATTTGAACGGGATTTTCGCTTTTGCCATTTGGGATGAAGCGGAGCAGAAGCTGTTTTTGGGACGCGACCACTTGGGGGTCAAGCCGCTTTTCTATGCCGAACGCGGAAGCGCCGTCTTGTTTGCTTCCGAAATCAAGGCATTGCTCGCGCATCCGGCTGTCAAGCCGGAATTGGATCAGGACGGGTTGGCTGAGATATTCGGCATGGGGCCGATGCGCACTCCTGGCGTTGGGGTGTACAAAGATGTGAAAGAAGTGCGTGCCGGTCATACAGTTGTGTTTACGCGGGAAGGAAAACGCATCACCCGTTATTGGGAGCTGAAAAGCAAACCGCACACGGATGATGTGGAGACGACTGCTGAGCGCATTCGCGAGATCTTGGAAGATACCGTGCGGCGCCAACTGATTTCCGATATGCCGCTCGTGGCGATGCTATCCGGCGGGTTGGACTCCAGCGGTTTGACGGCGATTGCTGGGAAAGAATTGAGCCAAGAAGGGAAAACACTCCATACGTATTCGCTCGATTTTGTCGGCAGTGACCGAGACTTCCAAGAAGACTTGCTCCATCGCGATTTGGACCAACCTTGGGTCAAACGGGTGTCTGAACATGTGAAAACCGAGCATCACACGATTGTCCTGGATGCGGATGAACTGCTGGAGAACATACTTGTACCGCTTCGAGCTCGTGATTTGCCGGGAATCGGGGAAATGGAAACGTCGCTGTATTTGTTGTTCAGAGAGATGAAAAAAGATGCGACGGTGGCCTTGTCAGGTGAATCGGCGGACGAAGTGTTCAGCGGTTATCCATGGTTCCACCAAGAAGAATTTCTGAATGCACGCACGTTCCCGTGGCTGGTGAGCACCGGTTTCATAAGCAAGGTCATGTCCCCAGAAGCGTTGGCTAAAGTCCGCCCGGATGAATATGTGGCGGCGAGATACGAAGAAGCGATTGCCGAAGTGCCGGTCTTGCCCGGCGAAACGGAGTTGGAAGCGCGCCAGCGGGAAATGTCTTATCTCTTTATCACCCGTTTCTTGCCGTTCATGCTCGACCGTAAAGACCGCACCAGCGGTTATGTCGGTTTTGAAGTGCGTGTCCCGTTCTGCGACTATCGCTTGGTGGAATACCTGTTTAATGTCCCATATCAAATGAAAACAGTGGATAACATCGAAAAAGGGATTTTGCGGCGCGCACTGAAAGGCTATTTACCGGACGATGTGCTCTACCGCCGAAAAAGTGCTTATCCGACCGCACAAAATCCGAAGTATTTCCAAGCGGTCAAGCGCTGGATGAAAGAGATTTTGAACGATGCCAATTCCCCGGTATTACCGCTGATCGACAAAAAGAAAGTGGAAGCGGTCATTGATGGAAAAACAGAACTCAATGACGGCAGAATCACCAAATTGTTGGAATACCTCATCCAAGTGAACATGTGGTTGAAAGAATACGGGATTGTCATTCGTTAA
- the nadB gene encoding L-aspartate oxidase, whose amino-acid sequence MRTVQSDYIVVGSGIAGLMTGLLLGNTGEVIILTKAREEESNSFRAQGGIAAAVGEGDSPELHREDTLRTGVQHCDPTSVDVLVNMAPKTIQLLTELGAKFDRDGEQWALGREGSHSASRILHAEGDATGAAITRALLQQVAKRPHVNLISHTMVVDLVVSDGECVGVLAADAEAGATLYLAHGVVLATGGCGQVYRFTTNGLVSTGDGFAMARRAGVPLMDMEFVQFHPTALAVEQNPMFLVSEAVRGEGATLINDRGEAFMQRYHEWGDLAPRDEVSRAIYSEMQQGRRVFLDAGVIGDRFARRFPTIDRYCKSHGIDSARDPIPVTPAAHFIMGGIRTDSYGQTRLSRLFACGEVACTGVHGANRLASNSLLEGAVFSQRVAERMAHLPPREKGPDQVLAAELFTDRTQMEQWKDRIRTIMWEKAGIVRTAQGLAEGLNALREMEIEVPVSAWECRNMISVSQAILQSALWRQESRGGHYRADFPETLEEWAKKHRVV is encoded by the coding sequence ATGCGGACGGTACAATCGGATTATATCGTGGTGGGCAGTGGTATAGCGGGATTGATGACCGGCCTGTTACTGGGAAATACAGGTGAAGTGATCATACTCACCAAAGCACGTGAGGAAGAAAGCAATTCATTTCGGGCACAAGGCGGGATCGCCGCCGCCGTCGGCGAGGGGGATTCCCCCGAACTGCATCGGGAGGACACGTTGCGGACGGGCGTTCAGCATTGTGATCCCACATCGGTGGATGTGTTGGTGAACATGGCGCCCAAAACGATTCAACTGCTGACGGAGTTGGGAGCGAAATTCGACCGTGACGGCGAGCAATGGGCATTGGGACGCGAAGGTTCCCACAGTGCATCGCGCATTCTGCATGCCGAAGGGGATGCGACGGGTGCGGCAATCACCCGGGCATTGCTCCAGCAGGTGGCGAAGCGCCCGCACGTGAACCTGATCTCCCATACGATGGTAGTGGATTTGGTTGTATCTGACGGGGAATGTGTTGGTGTGCTCGCGGCCGACGCTGAAGCGGGTGCGACGCTGTATTTGGCGCACGGCGTCGTGCTTGCCACGGGCGGATGCGGTCAAGTGTACCGTTTTACAACCAACGGCCTCGTATCCACGGGTGACGGGTTTGCCATGGCCCGACGGGCGGGAGTGCCACTGATGGATATGGAATTCGTCCAGTTTCATCCCACTGCATTGGCAGTGGAACAAAATCCGATGTTTTTGGTTTCGGAAGCAGTGCGCGGCGAAGGTGCCACTTTGATCAATGATCGCGGTGAAGCATTCATGCAACGGTATCATGAATGGGGCGACTTGGCACCGCGAGATGAAGTGTCGCGGGCGATTTACAGCGAAATGCAACAAGGGCGCCGTGTCTTTCTGGATGCTGGCGTGATCGGCGATCGTTTCGCCCGTCGATTCCCCACGATTGATCGCTATTGCAAATCACATGGAATCGATTCAGCAAGGGACCCGATACCGGTCACGCCTGCCGCACATTTTATCATGGGCGGAATACGGACCGATTCATACGGGCAAACGCGACTTTCCCGCTTGTTTGCATGCGGGGAAGTGGCATGCACCGGCGTTCACGGCGCCAACCGCCTGGCAAGTAATTCCCTGTTGGAGGGAGCCGTCTTCTCCCAACGGGTGGCGGAACGGATGGCGCACCTGCCGCCGCGGGAGAAAGGGCCGGATCAAGTGCTTGCTGCCGAACTGTTCACGGATCGTACGCAAATGGAACAGTGGAAAGATCGAATTCGGACGATCATGTGGGAAAAGGCAGGCATCGTTCGAACGGCGCAGGGCTTGGCCGAAGGGTTGAACGCGTTGCGCGAGATGGAAATCGAAGTACCCGTCTCCGCATGGGAGTGCCGCAATATGATCAGCGTGTCACAAGCCATTTTGCAATCGGCTTTGTGGCGTCAGGAAAGCCGCGGTGGACACTATCGGGCGGATTTTCCGGAAACCCTGGAGGAATGGGCGAAAAAACACCGCGTGGTGTAG
- the nadC gene encoding carboxylating nicotinate-nucleotide diphosphorylase — translation MNPLELEAVIRTALNEDLGPGDITTEALAEEHHESAAVFIAKQPGVIAGLPVAERVFRLLDADVRFEWLVEEGDEVAAYTAVARVTGRTRALLTGERVALNFMQRMSGIATVTRQVVRQVEGLNCVILDTRKTTPGLRLLEKYAVRIGGGTNHRYGLSHGVMIKDNHVALAGSLEAAVRRVRERVGHMVQVEVECDTLEQVKEALKLDVDAILLDNMKPAELRESVRLIDGRVWTEASGGITPDNVREVAETGVNGISLGWLTHSAKALDISLDWTGEKGDER, via the coding sequence ATGAACCCGTTGGAACTGGAGGCCGTCATTCGAACGGCATTGAATGAAGACCTCGGGCCAGGCGACATTACGACGGAAGCTTTGGCGGAAGAGCATCATGAAAGCGCGGCCGTATTTATTGCCAAACAACCGGGTGTCATCGCCGGCCTGCCCGTGGCGGAGCGCGTGTTCCGCCTGTTGGATGCAGATGTGCGGTTTGAATGGTTGGTGGAAGAAGGAGACGAAGTGGCGGCGTACACCGCTGTGGCTCGCGTGACCGGCCGGACGCGCGCCCTGCTCACAGGGGAGCGTGTGGCGCTGAACTTCATGCAGCGAATGAGCGGCATTGCGACAGTGACCCGTCAGGTCGTGCGCCAAGTGGAAGGATTAAACTGTGTCATCCTCGACACACGCAAAACGACGCCGGGATTGCGACTGTTGGAAAAGTACGCCGTGCGAATCGGCGGCGGTACCAACCACCGTTACGGTCTGAGTCACGGTGTGATGATCAAGGACAACCACGTGGCGCTGGCAGGCAGTTTGGAAGCGGCCGTTCGCCGCGTGCGGGAACGCGTAGGGCACATGGTGCAGGTGGAAGTGGAGTGCGACACGCTGGAACAGGTCAAGGAAGCACTGAAACTGGACGTGGATGCCATTCTCCTGGACAATATGAAACCCGCCGAGCTGCGGGAATCGGTACGCTTGATCGACGGCCGGGTTTGGACGGAAGCATCCGGGGGCATCACACCGGACAATGTGCGGGAAGTGGCGGAAACCGGCGTCAACGGCATTTCGCTAGGCTGGTTGACGCATTCAGCCAAGGCGTTGGATATCAGTTTGGATTGGACGGGAGAAAAGGGGGATGAGCGATGA
- a CDS encoding AraC family transcriptional regulator: protein MDWLNRMNDALDFIEKKLDERLDIETIAKAAYVSTFHFQRMFFMVTGMTVAEYIRKRKLTLAAQELTTSSSKELDVALKYGYDSPESFSKAFRKIHGIAPSEARNPGVSLKAFPRITFHLSLKGDKEMDYRIVEKEAFTVIGKSIQVTCQDGEHTRQIPKFWEKCHRDGTIAKLASIGTGENLLGICLDMQPGRGDFTYMIGTQADPTIPAEGFSVSTIPASTWAIFTCVGPLPGAIQSVFSRIFQEWFPATGYEHSGAPELEVYPPGDTMAEDYRCEVWIPIVKK, encoded by the coding sequence TTGGATTGGTTAAACCGGATGAACGATGCTCTTGACTTCATTGAGAAGAAACTGGATGAACGTTTGGATATCGAAACAATTGCAAAGGCTGCTTATGTGTCTACGTTCCATTTTCAACGAATGTTTTTCATGGTGACTGGAATGACAGTGGCCGAGTATATACGAAAACGCAAACTAACATTAGCCGCGCAAGAGCTGACAACGTCATCATCTAAGGAGTTGGACGTAGCGTTGAAATATGGCTATGATTCTCCTGAGTCCTTCTCCAAAGCATTTCGAAAAATCCATGGCATTGCGCCCTCAGAGGCTCGAAATCCAGGCGTTAGCCTTAAAGCTTTTCCCCGCATCACCTTTCATCTATCACTGAAGGGAGACAAAGAAATGGATTATCGAATTGTGGAGAAAGAGGCTTTCACGGTCATCGGCAAGTCCATTCAAGTAACGTGTCAAGATGGAGAACACACACGCCAAATCCCGAAGTTCTGGGAAAAATGTCATCGAGATGGCACCATTGCCAAGCTTGCCTCCATCGGAACAGGTGAGAACTTGCTTGGGATCTGCTTGGATATGCAGCCGGGTAGGGGAGATTTTACCTATATGATTGGAACTCAAGCCGATCCAACAATACCGGCGGAAGGGTTCTCCGTGAGCACGATCCCTGCTTCCACTTGGGCTATATTTACCTGTGTCGGTCCGCTCCCCGGAGCCATACAGAGCGTGTTCAGCCGAATATTTCAAGAGTGGTTTCCCGCCACAGGATATGAACACTCCGGAGCTCCCGAGCTGGAGGTATATCCTCCGGGGGATACCATGGCGGAAGACTATCGGTGCGAAGTTTGGATTCCCATTGTAAAAAAATAG
- a CDS encoding sodium:solute symporter: protein MQLLDIIVILIYFGTMIVIGVYGSMKAKTTEEYVLAGRNLGFFMFFGCMAAVILGGASTIGTAKLGYQYGISGMWFVVMIGLGILLLGIFMIKPLFGEKVKTISELLGKRYNTETRYLSAVVASIYTLMVSVTQVIGMGTIFHAVLGWDNNLSMVTGGGIVLFYTLLGGMWSVTITDIIQFVIKATGIFIIMLPMSLHAAGGWSNLVSKLPSTHFDVTHIGLTQIFQYFLLYTLGLIISQDIWQRAFTAKTEKISRTGSISAGVFSIAYAIAISIIGMCGVIVIPNIDNPQNIFAAMAVKILPPGVLGLVLACVCSALMSTSSGTLLASSTLITNDILKPFFFKNADEKRLMTISRVVTLLVGLTGIAFALWIRDVLVALDVAYAILSGAIFVPVVLGFFWKRATAKAGFYSIIISTLVIIAGLAIEGITSTNPIMYGIATSFFAMIILSLITTSKEVVHEETAKKELS from the coding sequence ATGCAATTGCTTGATATCATTGTTATTCTAATCTATTTTGGTACGATGATCGTGATCGGTGTATACGGTTCAATGAAAGCCAAAACAACCGAAGAGTATGTCTTAGCCGGAAGGAATTTAGGATTCTTTATGTTTTTTGGTTGTATGGCGGCGGTCATTTTGGGTGGGGCTTCTACGATTGGAACGGCAAAGCTGGGTTATCAGTATGGAATATCAGGTATGTGGTTTGTGGTCATGATTGGCTTAGGGATACTTCTGTTGGGGATTTTTATGATCAAGCCCCTCTTTGGGGAAAAAGTGAAAACAATCAGCGAATTGTTAGGCAAACGGTATAATACCGAAACAAGGTATCTAAGTGCCGTTGTGGCTAGTATCTATACACTCATGGTTTCTGTTACACAAGTGATTGGAATGGGAACCATTTTTCATGCAGTACTCGGTTGGGATAATAATTTATCCATGGTGACCGGAGGCGGGATCGTACTTTTTTATACGCTGCTAGGTGGTATGTGGAGTGTCACCATAACGGATATTATTCAATTTGTGATCAAAGCCACAGGGATTTTTATCATCATGTTGCCCATGAGCTTACATGCAGCAGGTGGCTGGTCAAATCTGGTTTCCAAATTACCCAGTACTCATTTCGATGTGACTCACATTGGATTAACCCAGATCTTTCAATATTTCCTGCTCTATACACTTGGATTGATTATTTCTCAAGATATTTGGCAACGGGCATTTACAGCAAAAACAGAAAAAATTTCTCGTACAGGCAGTATTTCTGCTGGTGTTTTTAGCATTGCTTATGCGATTGCGATCAGCATCATTGGGATGTGCGGCGTTATTGTCATACCAAACATCGATAATCCGCAAAATATTTTTGCTGCTATGGCAGTAAAAATTCTCCCGCCCGGTGTGCTGGGACTTGTGCTGGCTTGTGTGTGTTCGGCACTGATGTCAACTTCATCAGGTACACTGCTCGCCTCATCCACATTAATCACCAATGATATACTCAAACCATTTTTCTTCAAAAATGCAGATGAAAAGCGGTTAATGACCATTTCCAGGGTCGTAACTTTGCTGGTAGGGTTGACTGGGATCGCCTTTGCCCTTTGGATTCGAGATGTATTAGTTGCACTGGATGTAGCGTATGCGATTCTCTCTGGAGCCATATTCGTACCTGTTGTGTTAGGGTTTTTCTGGAAAAGGGCAACTGCGAAAGCAGGATTTTATTCCATTATCATCAGTACTTTGGTCATCATCGCCGGGTTAGCGATTGAAGGGATTACTTCAACCAATCCGATTATGTACGGAATCGCCACCAGTTTCTTCGCGATGATCATCCTCTCACTGATCACTACGTCGAAAGAAGTTGTTCATGAAGAGACAGCCAAAAAGGAGCTTAGTTAG
- the nadA gene encoding quinolinate synthase NadA, with product MIDMLTAVHQDLPEEYRTLSDQELDRRIREAKRRLGSDLVILGHHYQRDDVIQFADYRGDSLKLAKIAEKLHDVKYIVFCGVHFMAETADTLTTDKQIVVLPDMKAGCSMADMADIDEVEEAWEVIQEEFGDTVIPVTYVNSTAAIKAFVGRHGGTTCTSSNAEAVLKWAFERKKRILFLPDQHLGRNTAYKMGIPLEHMIIWAPETGEFEDDHCHREDVRMILWKGHCSVHQKFLPEHVHRVRERDPEMKVIVHPECSFEVVQLADENGSTDYIIRTIEAAPPGSKWAIGTEVNLVQRLAQEHPEQKIMLLSTTMCPCLTMNRIDRPHLLWALENLVEGNVVNQIKVDPETTHWSKVALDRMLAIQ from the coding sequence ATGATCGACATGTTGACCGCGGTGCATCAGGATCTACCGGAAGAATACCGCACGCTCTCCGACCAGGAATTAGATCGACGCATCAGGGAAGCGAAGCGTCGGCTGGGATCTGACTTGGTGATCCTGGGCCACCACTACCAGCGGGATGATGTGATCCAATTCGCCGACTATCGTGGGGATTCGCTGAAACTGGCCAAAATCGCAGAGAAACTGCATGATGTCAAATATATCGTCTTCTGCGGCGTTCATTTCATGGCCGAAACGGCCGACACACTGACCACGGATAAACAGATTGTCGTGCTGCCCGATATGAAAGCGGGTTGCTCCATGGCTGACATGGCGGATATCGATGAAGTGGAAGAAGCGTGGGAAGTGATTCAGGAAGAGTTCGGTGACACGGTGATTCCAGTTACCTATGTGAACTCCACGGCGGCGATCAAGGCGTTTGTTGGTCGTCACGGCGGGACGACCTGCACGTCGTCCAATGCGGAGGCCGTGTTGAAATGGGCGTTTGAGCGGAAAAAGCGCATCCTGTTCCTGCCTGATCAGCATCTGGGGCGCAACACCGCGTACAAAATGGGCATCCCGCTGGAGCATATGATCATCTGGGCCCCTGAGACGGGAGAATTTGAGGATGATCATTGCCACCGGGAAGACGTGCGCATGATCCTGTGGAAAGGGCACTGCTCCGTTCACCAAAAATTCCTGCCCGAGCACGTGCACCGCGTCCGCGAACGCGACCCCGAAATGAAAGTGATCGTCCATCCCGAGTGCTCGTTTGAAGTGGTGCAACTGGCTGATGAAAACGGATCTACCGATTACATCATCCGCACGATTGAAGCCGCCCCGCCGGGAAGTAAATGGGCGATCGGCACAGAAGTCAATCTGGTCCAACGTCTGGCTCAGGAGCATCCGGAACAAAAAATCATGTTGCTCAGCACAACGATGTGCCCGTGCCTGACAATGAACCGGATCGACCGTCCGCATCTGTTGTGGGCACTGGAAAACCTGGTGGAAGGCAATGTGGTCAACCAGATCAAAGTGGACCCGGAAACCACTCATTGGTCCAAAGTGGCGCTGGATCGGATGTTGGCGATTCAATGA
- a CDS encoding TetR/AcrR family transcriptional regulator, which yields MSSKPQKLDPRVIRTRQMLRNALIELIGEKGFSAITVQDITQRATLNRATFYLHYRDKEDLLAQSVEEILKELVTGMKECRIIDYDIADSDGNVVQPLPDLVYVFEHVAKHEKFYRVMLGKKGQQSFWFRLMDVFVNVLDSRLEQSMTQEIQPKVPKEILIHYAASAYLGVISWWLKNDMPYSPHDMAKHLTRLRVQHLQIPPLELPPEPNG from the coding sequence ATGTCATCCAAACCCCAAAAATTGGATCCCCGAGTCATCCGCACGCGCCAAATGCTGAGAAACGCACTCATCGAGCTGATCGGCGAAAAAGGCTTTAGTGCGATCACTGTGCAAGACATCACCCAGCGTGCCACCCTCAACCGCGCCACCTTCTATTTGCATTACCGAGACAAAGAAGATCTGCTCGCGCAAAGCGTAGAAGAGATATTGAAAGAATTGGTAACCGGAATGAAGGAATGCCGGATCATCGACTACGACATTGCCGATTCGGACGGAAATGTTGTTCAGCCGCTTCCCGACCTGGTCTATGTATTTGAGCATGTTGCCAAACACGAGAAATTTTATAGAGTGATGCTCGGCAAGAAAGGGCAACAAAGCTTTTGGTTCCGGCTCATGGACGTTTTTGTCAACGTCTTGGACAGCCGCCTGGAACAAAGTATGACCCAAGAGATCCAGCCCAAAGTGCCCAAAGAGATCTTGATCCATTATGCCGCTTCTGCATATTTGGGCGTCATTTCCTGGTGGCTGAAAAACGATATGCCCTATTCACCTCACGACATGGCCAAACATTTGACACGCTTGAGGGTACAGCATCTGCAAATCCCTCCGCTGGAACTTCCACCGGAGCCTAACGGATAA
- a CDS encoding cysteine desulfurase family protein, whose protein sequence is MNRIYLDHAATTPVRPEVRAGVIQYMEFEFGNPSSLHDWGQHAHDAVEHARQQLLRALGAGSPREIVFTGGGTESNNLAIQGAAKKRRHIGRHIITTQIEHPSVLETCRSLKESGFEVTELPVDENGLVRVEDVEQALRPDTILVSIMAANNEVGTIQPIAEIGRLLRDKHVLFHTDAVQFFGKVPFSVRDLHVDLLTVGAHKIGGPKGVGALYVRKGVRISPIVHGGGHERGMRPGTYNVPAIVGLGIAAELAAREAEETRERLTRLRDRLWQRIETEIGEVRLNGHPEQRLPNNLNLSFHRIEGQAVMLELNRMGVAVSSGSACSAGKHAPSHVLMAMGRGQDEAHQSVRISLGSTTTEEEIDVFVERLKEVIAYLRSLIR, encoded by the coding sequence ATGAATCGGATCTACCTGGATCATGCAGCCACCACGCCCGTCCGGCCGGAAGTGCGCGCAGGTGTTATCCAATATATGGAATTTGAATTCGGCAATCCCAGCAGTTTACACGATTGGGGACAACACGCCCATGATGCGGTCGAGCATGCTCGGCAACAACTCCTGCGCGCACTGGGAGCCGGAAGCCCTCGGGAAATCGTGTTCACCGGCGGAGGAACGGAATCCAACAACTTGGCCATCCAAGGTGCCGCGAAAAAGCGACGTCACATCGGGCGACACATCATCACCACGCAAATCGAGCACCCGTCAGTGTTGGAAACATGCCGGTCGCTGAAGGAGAGCGGCTTTGAGGTAACGGAGCTTCCGGTTGACGAAAACGGTCTTGTCCGGGTCGAAGATGTGGAGCAGGCTCTGCGTCCCGACACCATCCTGGTCAGCATCATGGCGGCCAACAACGAAGTAGGAACAATTCAGCCTATCGCGGAAATCGGCCGGTTGCTCCGTGATAAACACGTGCTGTTTCATACCGATGCCGTCCAGTTTTTCGGCAAGGTCCCTTTTTCGGTGCGTGATCTTCATGTCGATTTGCTGACCGTGGGCGCTCATAAAATCGGTGGGCCCAAAGGGGTCGGCGCACTGTACGTGCGCAAGGGCGTCCGTATCTCCCCTATTGTTCACGGCGGTGGACACGAACGCGGTATGAGGCCCGGTACTTACAATGTTCCCGCTATCGTCGGTTTGGGGATCGCGGCCGAACTGGCCGCCCGCGAAGCGGAAGAGACCCGGGAACGGCTCACCCGATTGCGCGACCGGCTCTGGCAGCGGATCGAAACGGAAATCGGGGAAGTACGGCTAAACGGCCATCCTGAACAACGTTTGCCCAACAACTTGAATCTCAGCTTCCATCGCATCGAAGGTCAAGCGGTGATGCTGGAACTCAATCGGATGGGGGTTGCCGTCTCCAGCGGTTCCGCCTGCAGCGCGGGAAAACACGCACCCTCTCACGTGCTGATGGCGATGGGACGCGGCCAGGATGAGGCGCATCAAAGCGTACGGATTTCACTCGGCAGTACGACGACCGAGGAAGAGATTGATGTGTTTGTCGAACGGTTGAAGGAAGTAATCGCGTATCTGCGGTCGTTGATTCGGTGA
- a CDS encoding IS5 family transposase, whose translation MGRHELTDQQWKIIEPLIPPRKPGAGRPPADPRKTLNGILYVLKTGCPWADMPRKYGSPTTCWRRLHQWTEDGTWERIWKALLSQLDAQSKIEWAQAFLDGSFVPSKKGGLK comes from the coding sequence ATGGGCAGACACGAGTTAACTGATCAACAGTGGAAAATAATCGAGCCGCTGATTCCTCCAAGGAAGCCGGGAGCAGGAAGACCTCCGGCAGATCCCAGAAAGACTTTAAATGGAATCCTCTACGTTCTCAAAACGGGATGTCCTTGGGCAGACATGCCGCGGAAATATGGATCGCCAACCACTTGTTGGCGCAGGCTGCATCAATGGACGGAAGACGGTACATGGGAACGAATATGGAAAGCCCTTCTTTCACAGTTGGATGCACAATCGAAAATAGAATGGGCTCAAGCCTTCCTCGACGGTAGCTTTGTACCGTCGAAAAAAGGGGGTCTGAAGTAG